One genomic window of Sulfurovum lithotrophicum includes the following:
- a CDS encoding NAD(+)/NADH kinase: MSNEKLIQIKTAGFILKPDSPEIKPLYEKIKAQFEAKGIDVMLSEKSARMIGLNGMPFEVMCAKADFLVSLGGDGTLLSLVRRSYGYHKPVVGINAGNLGFLADITLDDVDAFLGRLLSGEYRIDDRMMIKGYIAKRSGEKKEFIAFNDVVITSPEPSKMVKVNASIGGERFNSYTGDGLIISTPTGSTAYNLSAGGPIVYPLTQAFIITPVLAHSLANQRPLVVPADFSIELDAEKYRAIASIDGQEVYELEEGDVLYIAGAKKGAKLIHRMEHNYFSVLREKLHWGDRNW; the protein is encoded by the coding sequence ATGAGCAACGAGAAACTTATACAGATAAAAACAGCCGGATTCATTCTGAAACCTGACTCTCCGGAGATAAAACCGCTTTATGAGAAGATCAAAGCGCAGTTTGAAGCCAAAGGTATCGATGTAATGCTTTCTGAAAAGTCTGCAAGGATGATAGGACTGAACGGTATGCCTTTTGAAGTGATGTGTGCCAAGGCGGACTTCCTTGTTTCCCTGGGAGGGGACGGGACACTGCTGTCTCTTGTACGACGCAGCTACGGCTACCATAAACCGGTTGTCGGTATCAATGCCGGCAATCTGGGTTTTCTGGCCGACATTACCCTGGATGATGTAGATGCCTTTCTGGGACGCCTGCTTTCCGGAGAGTACCGGATAGATGACCGTATGATGATCAAAGGATATATTGCAAAAAGATCAGGTGAAAAGAAAGAGTTCATTGCCTTCAACGATGTGGTCATTACCTCTCCCGAGCCTTCCAAAATGGTAAAAGTCAATGCCTCGATCGGCGGGGAACGTTTCAACAGCTACACGGGAGACGGGCTTATCATCTCCACCCCTACGGGATCGACGGCCTACAACCTTTCAGCAGGAGGCCCCATTGTCTACCCGTTGACACAGGCATTCATCATTACGCCTGTACTGGCACACTCTCTGGCCAATCAGCGTCCTCTGGTCGTACCGGCAGATTTCAGTATTGAACTGGATGCGGAGAAGTACCGTGCCATCGCTTCTATAGACGGACAGGAAGTGTATGAACTCGAAGAGGGGGATGTGCTCTACATTGCCGGTGCCAAAAAAGGTGCAAAGCTGATTCACAGGATGGAACACAACTACTTCTCTGTACTTCGTGAAAAACTTCACTGGGGAGACCGAAATTGGTAG
- a CDS encoding NnrS family protein, giving the protein MHMKFSEESENSYFFSQPHQPFFILAFISALAGMLIFMLAYKGVLHMPVSPVSFHVYVFTYLMFTPAFFGFLFTTFPRFTATPLIEKSTYMRVFGFYYIGATLVLLGSIVTPVFSGIGMAVVFIGHLMGTDILRNIYNRTTMDDKHDVYWILTAMKMGVLAHFLFIIAAFFYSPLMGLSTEISTYLFLFFLTFSVAQRMVPFFSHSMAGRNDYLMKTIFVLLILHVLLEGIYTNSSFIADLLIGLFTGKEILRWKLPFPNPNPLLWILHIALLWIPVAFMLSALVNLTTLLSGVNFLALDIHMLVLGFVFTIMIGFGTRVTIGHSGNVMQSDKWVTLLFYWTQVVVALRILVSLTAALGWNFMVLFDVSATAWLIMFTAWAVRFFAVLINGKKLS; this is encoded by the coding sequence ATGCATATGAAATTCTCGGAAGAGTCTGAAAACAGCTATTTCTTTTCACAGCCTCACCAGCCATTTTTTATTCTGGCATTCATCTCCGCCCTAGCAGGGATGCTGATATTCATGCTTGCCTACAAAGGTGTACTGCATATGCCTGTCTCTCCGGTCAGCTTCCATGTCTACGTATTCACTTACCTGATGTTTACTCCAGCCTTTTTCGGTTTTCTTTTTACGACATTCCCACGCTTCACAGCCACTCCGCTCATCGAAAAAAGTACCTATATGCGTGTTTTCGGTTTCTACTACATCGGCGCAACACTCGTGCTGCTTGGCAGTATCGTGACCCCTGTCTTTTCGGGTATCGGCATGGCCGTAGTGTTCATCGGACACCTGATGGGAACCGATATCCTCAGGAATATCTACAACAGAACCACTATGGATGACAAACACGATGTCTACTGGATACTCACAGCGATGAAGATGGGGGTACTGGCACATTTTCTCTTCATCATTGCTGCATTCTTCTACTCACCGCTTATGGGACTTTCCACGGAGATATCCACCTATCTCTTCCTCTTTTTTCTGACCTTTTCAGTAGCTCAGAGAATGGTTCCTTTTTTCTCACACAGCATGGCGGGACGAAATGACTACCTGATGAAGACTATTTTCGTACTACTGATCCTGCATGTATTGCTTGAAGGTATCTACACCAACAGTTCATTCATCGCAGACCTGCTGATCGGTCTATTCACAGGCAAAGAAATTCTTAGATGGAAACTGCCCTTCCCCAACCCAAATCCTCTACTCTGGATACTGCATATCGCACTCTTGTGGATACCTGTTGCATTTATGCTTTCCGCACTGGTAAATCTCACAACACTGCTAAGCGGCGTGAACTTTCTGGCACTCGATATCCATATGCTTGTTCTGGGCTTTGTCTTTACCATCATGATCGGTTTCGGCACCCGAGTGACCATCGGACACTCAGGCAATGTTATGCAATCAGACAAATGGGTTACCCTCCTTTTCTACTGGACACAGGTTGTCGTAGCCTTGCGTATACTTGTTTCCCTCACAGCAGCACTGGGATGGAACTTCATGGTCCTCTTTGACGTCTCTGCAACGGCATGGCTTATCATGTTCACTGCCTGGGCTGTGCGTTTCTTCGCCGTTCTTATCAACGGGAAAAAGCTGAGTTGA
- the murU gene encoding N-acetylmuramate alpha-1-phosphate uridylyltransferase MurU has product MKAMILAAGLGTRMRPLTDHTPKPLLEVGGIPLIVWHLERLEHDGFREVVINVAHLGYKIKEALRDGSEWGVHISYSDEQEEGCLESAGGIIKALPLLGEDTFLVVNGDIFTDYDFDSRKGLPEGILAHLVLVPNPEHNPEGDFALLEGKVVDAKEYTFAGIGYYSPKLFEGVPYGKRSIVPLLKAAMKEGRVTGELYEGEWLDIGTPERLELLNAQLFNSN; this is encoded by the coding sequence ATGAAAGCAATGATACTTGCAGCCGGCCTTGGAACACGTATGCGCCCTTTGACGGACCACACCCCTAAACCACTTTTGGAGGTAGGAGGTATTCCTCTGATCGTTTGGCACCTTGAGCGTCTTGAGCATGACGGTTTTAGAGAGGTTGTCATCAATGTAGCGCACCTGGGGTACAAGATAAAAGAGGCTTTGCGCGACGGTTCCGAGTGGGGTGTGCATATCTCTTACTCCGATGAGCAGGAAGAGGGGTGTCTGGAGAGTGCCGGGGGGATCATCAAGGCTTTACCTCTGCTTGGTGAGGATACTTTTTTAGTTGTGAACGGAGATATCTTTACCGATTATGATTTTGATTCCAGGAAAGGACTCCCTGAAGGTATTTTGGCGCATCTTGTGCTGGTACCCAACCCCGAGCACAATCCTGAAGGAGACTTTGCCCTGCTCGAGGGAAAAGTGGTCGATGCAAAAGAATATACCTTTGCGGGTATAGGGTACTACTCTCCGAAACTCTTCGAAGGTGTTCCCTATGGGAAACGCAGTATCGTCCCGCTTCTCAAAGCAGCTATGAAAGAGGGAAGGGTCACGGGAGAACTCTATGAGGGAGAGTGGCTTGACATCGGTACGCCTGAAAGACTTGAACTCTTGAATGCCCAGCTTTTCAATAGTAATTAA
- a CDS encoding cytochrome-c peroxidase yields MKIIKFMGMSLLASSLLLGAASVADKAKNAGLKAIPTDKAELMKLIDPNKTISPERLKLGKKLYFEPRLSKSGIISCNTCHNLGLGGVDGVPAATGHNWTANPHHLNSPTVYNAVFFDKQFWDGRSPDLEDQAQGPMQAAPEMAAAPSLVEARVNSIPAYVDEFKKAYGKDVKVDFVTITKTIGIFERTLVTPSRFDDYLNGKEDALSDAEKAGLATFIDKGCTSCHTGIALGGSMQPFPAVGKFKYANVGDFKGDKNGMVKTPTLRNITETAPYFHNGTVWDLKEAVKIMGETQLGMKISDEDAAKIVTFFKALDGKKPEIVYPQFPESTLKTPKPDFK; encoded by the coding sequence ATGAAAATCATTAAATTTATGGGAATGTCGTTGTTGGCATCTTCACTGCTGCTTGGTGCAGCATCAGTTGCAGACAAAGCCAAAAATGCAGGTCTCAAAGCGATCCCTACGGACAAAGCGGAGCTGATGAAGCTTATCGATCCAAATAAGACCATTAGCCCGGAAAGGCTTAAACTGGGTAAAAAACTCTATTTTGAACCAAGACTCTCAAAGAGCGGTATCATTTCATGTAACACCTGCCACAACCTTGGTCTGGGCGGTGTAGACGGTGTACCTGCCGCGACAGGCCACAACTGGACGGCAAACCCGCATCACCTCAATTCACCGACAGTCTACAATGCGGTATTCTTCGACAAACAGTTCTGGGATGGACGAAGCCCAGACCTTGAGGACCAGGCACAGGGTCCTATGCAGGCGGCACCGGAAATGGCTGCAGCACCTTCACTGGTAGAAGCAAGAGTCAATTCCATCCCTGCGTATGTGGATGAATTCAAAAAAGCGTACGGAAAGGATGTCAAAGTAGATTTTGTTACCATCACAAAAACCATCGGTATCTTTGAAAGAACACTTGTAACACCTTCAAGATTTGATGACTACCTCAACGGGAAAGAAGATGCGTTGAGCGATGCCGAAAAAGCAGGTCTTGCTACATTCATCGACAAAGGATGTACTTCCTGCCATACGGGTATTGCTCTGGGTGGGAGTATGCAGCCTTTCCCTGCTGTAGGCAAATTTAAATATGCCAATGTAGGTGACTTCAAGGGTGATAAGAACGGTATGGTTAAAACACCGACACTCAGAAACATTACCGAAACAGCACCCTACTTCCATAACGGTACTGTATGGGATCTGAAAGAAGCGGTCAAGATCATGGGTGAAACACAGCTTGGAATGAAGATCTCCGATGAAGATGCTGCCAAGATCGTAACATTCTTCAAGGCACTTGATGGGAAAAAACCTGAAATCGTTTACCCTCAGTTCCCGGAAAGTACACTCAAAACACCGAAGCCAGACTTCAAGTAA
- a CDS encoding HAD hydrolase family protein encodes MKPIYITDLDHTFLHTDLSISPFSIEAWNTKAQDAFMSVATARSFTKAKELLSQLQINTPMILLDGSIIITPEQEIIDIKTIGKILGDAIVEVGMAHEIDPFIIGMKDSNINESFLYPRKLNDYQRDVLKGYKDDPRMQFNPDNRTMEQNLKIVYFGYEKQLRPLYEALKNIFGNEIEAKLSPEKYGGGWFLTLLHPEGDKAHALKKVMEYLERDPSDVTVFGDSVNDIGMFRLAGTSIAVSNALDEVKNVADIVLPHSNDEDAVAQYLSGL; translated from the coding sequence ATGAAACCCATCTATATTACGGACCTGGACCATACTTTTCTGCACACAGACCTGAGCATCAGCCCTTTCAGCATAGAAGCATGGAACACAAAAGCGCAAGATGCCTTCATGAGCGTGGCCACAGCACGGAGTTTCACCAAGGCAAAAGAATTGCTGAGCCAACTGCAGATCAATACTCCCATGATACTGCTGGACGGTTCCATCATCATCACTCCTGAACAGGAGATCATAGACATCAAGACCATCGGGAAAATACTGGGAGATGCCATTGTGGAAGTGGGTATGGCACATGAGATAGACCCATTCATCATTGGGATGAAGGACAGTAACATCAATGAATCTTTTTTATACCCGAGAAAGCTCAATGATTATCAGCGTGATGTCCTCAAAGGCTATAAAGATGATCCTCGTATGCAGTTCAACCCAGACAATAGAACGATGGAACAGAATCTGAAGATCGTCTATTTTGGGTATGAAAAACAGCTGAGACCACTTTATGAAGCCCTTAAAAATATATTTGGAAATGAGATAGAAGCGAAACTCTCTCCGGAGAAATACGGTGGAGGCTGGTTTCTCACCTTACTGCATCCCGAAGGTGACAAGGCCCATGCACTCAAGAAAGTTATGGAATACCTTGAGCGCGATCCTTCCGATGTCACAGTTTTTGGGGATTCCGTCAATGACATAGGGATGTTCAGGCTTGCAGGGACATCAATCGCAGTCTCAAACGCTTTGGATGAAGTAAAGAATGTAGCGGATATCGTACTGCCACACAGCAATGATGAGGATGCTGTGGCACAATACCTTTCCGGGCTGTGA
- a CDS encoding DNA recombination protein RecN: MVERLYLRDLVTFQALELEFEQGLVVFTGPSGAGKSVLMSAILSSFGYATQGAAALCELNVLKPPKLSSEAYLLEEELTVKTMKKEKLRYFIDGQNISKKTLSELFSPYVRYLSVRDKGGFESEALLELIDSTLTGKDKTYRKLLKEYRKRYSNYRDKAKELAKIREDEARLAELIEFATYEIEKIETVNPQVGEEEELFGIKQQLSRIDKIKEALENASEIFRFESSVEEIYRLLDKKSDLFTEAMNQLRADFEDTEMLAEELEEVNVEEVLDRLSELTALKNRYGSIEEALAYKEAKKAELAGYENIERDKSMLEQFLMLEESELGILAGKISQARKKEALAIEKRLAGYLEDLKLPPMQLRFNSISLNRGGMDEVEVRLGSSSATTLSGGEFNRLRLALMAVSIGESTQKQGVLILDEIDANVSGDESIAIATMIAQLSSVYQIFAISHQPHLSAKADQHIVVTKEGSESRAEVLDNSGRIDEIARIISGEKPTEQAVAFAQKLRDTAP; this comes from the coding sequence TTGGTAGAGCGTCTCTATCTTCGTGACCTGGTGACCTTTCAGGCACTCGAGCTTGAATTCGAGCAGGGGCTTGTGGTCTTTACCGGGCCCAGCGGTGCGGGAAAGTCAGTGTTGATGTCTGCCATTCTTTCCAGTTTCGGCTACGCCACACAGGGGGCGGCAGCACTCTGCGAACTCAATGTGCTCAAGCCGCCAAAACTCTCCAGCGAAGCATACCTTCTTGAAGAAGAACTTACTGTCAAGACAATGAAAAAAGAGAAACTGCGCTACTTTATCGACGGGCAGAACATTTCCAAAAAGACATTGTCGGAACTCTTTTCCCCCTATGTACGCTATCTGAGTGTTCGTGACAAAGGCGGTTTTGAGTCCGAAGCGCTCCTGGAACTGATAGACAGTACATTGACAGGCAAAGACAAGACGTACAGAAAGCTCCTGAAAGAATACAGGAAACGTTACAGTAATTACAGGGATAAAGCAAAGGAGCTTGCAAAGATCAGGGAAGATGAGGCCAGACTGGCGGAGCTGATAGAGTTTGCCACCTATGAAATAGAAAAGATTGAAACTGTCAATCCCCAGGTGGGTGAGGAAGAGGAGCTTTTTGGAATCAAACAGCAGCTTTCACGTATAGACAAGATAAAGGAGGCGCTTGAGAACGCTTCTGAGATCTTCCGTTTTGAAAGCAGTGTGGAAGAGATTTATCGACTGCTGGACAAAAAGAGTGACCTCTTTACTGAAGCGATGAATCAGCTAAGAGCAGACTTTGAAGATACCGAGATGCTTGCCGAAGAGCTTGAAGAAGTGAATGTTGAAGAAGTGCTTGACAGGTTGAGTGAACTGACAGCATTGAAAAACCGTTACGGTTCGATCGAAGAAGCCCTGGCATACAAAGAGGCCAAAAAAGCGGAGCTTGCAGGTTATGAGAATATTGAACGAGACAAGAGTATGCTGGAGCAGTTTTTAATGCTTGAAGAGAGTGAGCTTGGTATTCTTGCAGGCAAGATATCTCAGGCACGCAAGAAAGAAGCTTTGGCAATAGAAAAGAGGCTGGCAGGGTATCTGGAGGATCTGAAACTGCCTCCGATGCAGTTGCGGTTCAACTCTATTTCCCTGAATAGAGGGGGCATGGATGAAGTTGAGGTGAGGCTTGGCTCTTCAAGTGCCACAACGCTCAGCGGCGGGGAATTCAACCGTCTTCGACTGGCACTGATGGCAGTCAGTATTGGAGAGAGTACACAGAAACAGGGAGTTCTGATACTCGATGAGATCGATGCCAATGTCAGTGGAGATGAGTCCATCGCCATCGCTACGATGATTGCCCAACTCTCGTCAGTCTATCAGATATTTGCCATTTCCCATCAGCCGCATCTCTCTGCAAAGGCGGATCAGCATATCGTGGTCACAAAAGAAGGGAGTGAAAGCAGAGCGGAAGTGCTGGATAATTCAGGCCGTATCGACGAGATCGCACGTATCATCTCCGGAGAGAAACCGACCGAACAGGCGGTGGCATTTGCCCAGAAGCTTAGAGATACTGCGCCTTGA
- a CDS encoding Hpt domain-containing protein, producing MAAYIILFIIFLILVLLVYSESKTTKPPVNKEETKRKIDKAAEKRAAKKAARTKAKEKAELKKATELQKERARQRAEKEARRTEEARRNREEEARKKAEEKAAREASEAKEEAEKAAEKEAQRAEAERKTLEETEAKRKAQKEKAARETAQAEAKKQAEEEAQRIEAARKAHEEAEAKRKAEEEEAAKKAKEAKALPAYPDFDHSRLVEMGLSDEEAKDFVKELIPQIEEQLPLIEKALQEGDFHQMERLTHSIKGSSTNIGTGGVADLLVDCNTYLKTGTDPLIAKSYYKELKIQLGNLKAQYL from the coding sequence ATGGCTGCATATATTATACTCTTTATTATTTTTCTAATCCTCGTACTACTTGTCTACAGCGAAAGCAAAACCACAAAACCCCCTGTAAACAAAGAAGAAACGAAACGAAAAATTGACAAAGCCGCAGAAAAAAGAGCAGCCAAAAAAGCTGCCAGAACCAAGGCAAAAGAAAAAGCAGAACTAAAAAAGGCTACTGAACTACAGAAAGAAAGAGCCAGACAGAGAGCTGAAAAAGAAGCTAGAAGAACTGAAGAGGCACGCCGAAACAGAGAAGAAGAAGCACGGAAAAAAGCAGAAGAAAAAGCTGCCAGAGAAGCATCTGAAGCAAAAGAAGAAGCCGAAAAAGCTGCCGAGAAGGAAGCACAAAGAGCCGAAGCAGAAAGAAAAACTCTCGAAGAGACAGAAGCCAAAAGAAAAGCCCAGAAAGAGAAAGCTGCCAGGGAGACTGCCCAGGCAGAAGCTAAAAAACAAGCCGAGGAAGAGGCGCAAAGAATTGAAGCGGCACGCAAAGCACATGAAGAAGCCGAAGCAAAAAGGAAAGCAGAAGAGGAAGAGGCAGCCAAAAAAGCTAAAGAAGCAAAGGCCCTTCCAGCCTATCCCGACTTCGATCATTCAAGACTGGTTGAGATGGGACTCTCCGATGAAGAAGCGAAAGATTTCGTCAAAGAGCTTATCCCCCAGATAGAAGAGCAGTTGCCTCTCATAGAAAAAGCCCTACAAGAGGGGGATTTTCATCAGATGGAGCGACTGACACACAGCATCAAAGGTTCCTCGACCAATATCGGTACAGGCGGTGTAGCCGATCTGCTTGTAGACTGCAACACCTATCTTAAAACAGGAACTGACCCTCTAATTGCAAAATCCTACTATAAAGAACTGAAGATTCAGCTGGGTAACCTCAAGGCGCAGTATCTCTAA